A region from the Ferroacidibacillus organovorans genome encodes:
- the phoU gene encoding phosphate signaling complex protein PhoU, with product MEPRRQFHQDLETLQQDLLRMGALVEESIYKAVRALMDQDPKLAEEVLEGDDQIDRMEIEIETRSLRLIALQQPMAGDLRILGTVLKAVTDLERMADHSVDIAKVALRVNRQPWVKPLIDIPRMAHIVQGMVRDGLNAYIRRDVQMAETLATRDDEVDGLYGQIFRELLVLMLSTPTSVEQATQLLMVAQFLERIGDHATNIGEWVIYMVDGVRRDLNV from the coding sequence ATGGAACCGCGACGACAATTTCATCAGGATTTAGAAACCCTCCAGCAAGATTTGCTACGTATGGGCGCATTGGTTGAAGAATCGATTTATAAAGCCGTGCGCGCTCTCATGGATCAAGACCCGAAACTTGCTGAAGAAGTTCTTGAAGGCGACGATCAGATCGACCGGATGGAAATTGAGATCGAGACGAGATCGCTGCGCCTGATTGCGCTTCAGCAGCCGATGGCTGGGGATTTGCGCATTTTGGGGACCGTCTTGAAAGCGGTCACCGATCTTGAGCGAATGGCGGATCACTCTGTGGATATCGCCAAAGTCGCGCTGCGGGTCAACCGGCAACCGTGGGTAAAACCGCTGATTGACATACCGCGCATGGCGCATATCGTTCAGGGCATGGTGAGAGACGGCCTGAATGCGTATATTCGCCGCGATGTGCAGATGGCGGAGACGCTAGCGACGCGGGATGACGAGGTTGACGGATTGTATGGGCAGATTTTTCGCGAGTTGCTCGTACTCATGCTGTCGACGCCGACGTCTGTGGAACAGGCGACACAGCTCCTGATGGTCGCGCAGTTTCTTGAACGCATCGGCGATCACGCCACGAATATCGGTGAGTGGGTT
- a CDS encoding helix-turn-helix domain-containing protein, whose translation MTSIGQRIRELRLSRGMTQTQLAKDIVTPSMISQIEAGKAQPSSALLRKIAERLDAINELEEVTQDEDAVRAQGIEIAKLCLALGRFAEAQEVLSQWGDEIPNVADVYFLLGQISEANRRLDEAYSRYHTALSLAKEQHVELMPEILKKIGDLHMLLQDQETAAYLYRKTQYVSEEMQLPQGILQSKADVLLSSLRSFHVPQGSGQTHADDSVLTRESPFPAHPTFAAYADKMLRDTLDGWRNPPSSAGTTKIQQVDQLRTRLDARAWISLSLDATILAAKSAIQSQNRDQCSAFMTLAKHQLELAGTPQQQLSYALLEALWQETFGKDIDAAIKNMLETYEKWPDPHAERAEHMVRWVQERPVQDPLKKTVLTKAFQEQQSLGRYDDMTKTSKLLIETLRASDNTDKIQDVLASMRG comes from the coding sequence ATGACTTCGATTGGCCAACGCATTCGCGAGTTGCGATTGAGTCGCGGCATGACGCAGACTCAATTGGCAAAAGACATTGTCACTCCAAGTATGATAAGTCAGATCGAGGCGGGAAAGGCGCAACCTTCATCTGCGCTCCTGAGAAAGATCGCCGAGCGACTTGACGCGATTAACGAATTGGAAGAAGTTACGCAAGACGAAGATGCAGTGCGCGCGCAAGGGATAGAGATCGCAAAGCTGTGCCTGGCGCTGGGACGCTTCGCCGAAGCCCAGGAAGTCTTATCTCAATGGGGAGATGAGATTCCAAACGTTGCCGATGTTTATTTTCTCCTCGGACAGATCTCTGAGGCGAACCGCCGCTTGGATGAAGCCTATTCGCGGTATCACACCGCCCTTTCACTCGCAAAAGAACAACACGTTGAACTTATGCCAGAGATACTAAAAAAAATCGGCGATCTGCACATGCTCCTGCAAGACCAAGAGACAGCCGCTTACCTGTACCGCAAAACCCAGTATGTAAGCGAAGAAATGCAGCTTCCACAAGGGATCCTGCAGTCCAAGGCTGACGTGCTTCTCTCTTCACTAAGATCCTTTCATGTGCCGCAGGGGTCAGGACAAACCCACGCGGATGATTCTGTCCTGACCCGCGAGAGTCCGTTTCCTGCACACCCCACGTTTGCGGCCTATGCAGACAAGATGCTCAGGGACACACTCGACGGATGGCGCAACCCTCCCTCGTCGGCGGGAACTACAAAAATCCAGCAAGTGGATCAACTGCGAACCCGTCTTGATGCACGGGCATGGATTTCGCTGTCACTCGACGCTACGATCCTCGCAGCCAAATCTGCGATTCAAAGCCAAAACCGCGACCAATGCAGCGCCTTCATGACACTCGCCAAGCATCAACTAGAACTTGCAGGAACGCCACAACAACAGTTGAGCTATGCGTTGCTTGAAGCTCTTTGGCAAGAGACATTTGGCAAAGATATCGACGCCGCGATAAAAAACATGCTTGAAACGTACGAAAAATGGCCAGACCCGCACGCTGAACGTGCAGAACACATGGTGAGATGGGTACAGGAGAGACCCGTTCAAGATCCGTTGAAAAAAACGGTTTTGACAAAGGCCTTTCAGGAGCAGCAAAGCCTTGGAAGATATGACGACATGACAAAAACCTCCAAGTTGCTTATCGAAACACTCCGCGCCTCTGACAATACGGATAAGATCCAGGATGTGCTTGCGTCCATGCGCGGTTAA